Proteins encoded within one genomic window of Akkermansiaceae bacterium:
- a CDS encoding 23S rRNA (pseudouridine(1915)-N(3))-methyltransferase RlmH produces the protein MQVRIIAAGKPALAYAKAGVEEYLKRLSRFGNHELVIIKAGSRDDVSPRLLERSEGSFRIGLDERGKSLTTRAFHQQLETLELRGDVKCVSFLIGAADGHNEALRKNCDLLISVSPFTLQHELALVILLEQLYRVASLKAGMPYHRD, from the coding sequence ATGCAAGTCCGGATCATCGCCGCAGGCAAACCCGCCCTCGCTTACGCAAAGGCCGGAGTCGAAGAATACCTGAAACGGCTATCCCGCTTCGGAAACCATGAACTGGTGATCATCAAGGCAGGATCCCGGGACGATGTCTCCCCACGCCTGCTGGAACGCTCGGAAGGCTCATTCCGGATCGGCCTCGATGAACGCGGAAAGAGCCTGACCACGCGCGCATTCCACCAGCAACTGGAGACGCTGGAACTCCGCGGGGACGTGAAATGCGTCTCGTTCCTGATCGGCGCGGCGGACGGGCACAACGAAGCGCTGCGGAAAAACTGCGATCTGCTGATCTCCGTCTCCCCTTTCACCCTGCAACACGAACTGGCCCTGGTGATCCTGCTGGAGCAGCTCTACCGGGTCGCCTCATTGAAAGCGGGCATGCCCTATCACCGGGACTAG